The window CCCGGTTTGGGACGCTGCGGCCCGTGGGGGCGCCGGTGCTGCGGAGTGACAATGGTCTGATCTTCCAGAGTCGACGGTTTCGGCAAGCCTGCCGGGACTATCGGCTGACGCAGGAGTTCATCACGCCGTATACGCCGGAACAAAATGGGATTATCGAACGGTTCTTCCGCAGTCTCAAAGAAGAGTGTGTCGGGCAGCACGTGTTTCGGACGTTCGAGGACGCGCGACGCGTCATTCGAGAGTGGATGCAGTGGTACAACCAGGAGCGCCCGCATCAGGCCTTGGGCTATCGGAGCCCGATCCAATATCGGACGCAACAACTCACGCAGGTGGCTTGATTTCAAGGGAGCACTACACTCCTGCCGGAACGCGATTGAAGATCTCCACGCATCCGCAGCATGCATAAAATCTCGGCAAACGCCCCACACCAGCATCCACTGCGTGCACGAGAAACCTAATCTGGACTGACTTGCGTTCCGGACAAGAGGGCTCACCTGGCATTGAATGGCTTTCGTCAGCCCAAGTACCCCGAGATGGCATACCACCACTTCCTCGGCACCAATGCATGACCCATAAGGGCTCTCCCACGCCGCATCTGCCGGGAATGTCCGTGGTCATACGACAAAACTGACTGAGAACTATCGCTGTCCGTATCTCGATGCTCCGCCCAGAGTGGCCAGCGTGCATCCCTCGCTCCTCGCCGTAGGCGATCGATGTCGCACGAGAGATTGCGAAAGGCAGTCTCGTGCTGTCCTCTGATAACACTCATCTCATAGAGGGGCGATTCAACGCCGATCGAATGTTAGGTCTGCTTGAGCAGGCCTTGAATCAGGCAACGAAGGATGGCCATCACGGCCTGTGGGCTTCGGGCGATAAGAGTACACAATTTGGACCGGAGAGAGACGTCACGACGCTTTAGGGTTCTGCGTAGCGATTAGAAGAATTCCTTCAGGCCCATCCAGATCCTTACGGCATCTACCACTATCATGCGGACACCTTGCCCGGTGACGCCTTGCGACATGGGCTCTTCTCCCATTCGTCACGCTACATCAGCGAAACACGTTCCCGGCTCAATCCGTATCTTGTGGAGCGAGAGGCGTTCGCGGCGCACGCATACAGCCATACCGCGCTGGATACGGTGGTCTGAGATCTCTGTACGACGCCGGAGGCACTCATTCTGAACGCCCTCCCTCCCAATGATCTGCAGTAACGTCTTCCACGACACACCTCACAGATCGACGCCGGTGTCCCCTGTGTGCACGGTACCGGCCATACGAACGCTCAGCCTCTTTCTCGTGTAGGCTTCTTGAGATCGTCACAGAAGACAGGCTGCGAGATCGGACCGCGCTACTTCCCGGCCCCAAGCCGTGAGTGGCGCACCGCCAGAGTGAGCGGCCGTGGCTCCAACTGCAACGGCTTGTGGTGCATGGCCAGCAACACCGCCTTCCCAGGAGTGGCTTGATAATCGCCGCGAAACTCTTTGTAATAGATCATCACCTTTCGCACATAGTCGCGGGTTTCTTGATAGGGCGGAATCGCACGATATCGCTCGACTCGTCGTTCACCCGCATTGTACGCGGCCACCGCCAGCCGTACGTTGCCATTAAACCGATCCAACAAATAGCGCAGGTGCCGCGCGCCGCCGCGAATGTTGTCGCCGGTATCATACAGATTGTGCACCCCGTGGCGAATCGCCGTTTCAGGAATCAATTGCATCAGCCCCACCGCACCCGCGCGCGAAATCACCGTGGGATTGAAGTCCGACTCAGCCTTGATTACGGCTAGCAGCAGGGCGGGGTGCAACTGGAACTGCCAGGCATATCGTTCGACCGCGTCTTCCACTTCTTTCACCGATACCCGATGTGCCAATCGGCGCGCCTGGGGATCAGCCGGACGAAACCGCTGATCGGTGGGAACATTTGTCATTTCAAATAGGCCGTTCGCACCGACATATCCATACATGTCACTCTCTGCAGACGCCGACTCTCCAACGACCAGCGCACTCGCAATCGCCAGAGGAAGGGCCCAGACAAGAGCGGTCCGCTCTCCGGCTTCGCGATCTTCAGGAAACGTGGAGTCCAGCTTGTTCCGGACACATCGTTCATGGGCCATACTCCCTCCCATTTCTCCCGCCGCATAGAGTGCAGGGTCTCGCGTATCTCGCAAACCATCCTTACACCCGCAGATCTTGTGCCACCGTCGCATGGTGTACAAAAGCGCCCAGCCCCATGCACTTCAAACGGTTAGCACCTATCCCTCTGGACAGCCTCGGGACGGACGGGCCAACGAAACGAGCGATTTTTGGTCACAGCGCCGCCGAATTTTGGCCGTTCGCTCATTGCTATCCGTTGCGGAGCGCAAACCTTCTCCTGTTGACGAGCGAGACCGGGCCTGCCTCATAGATTGGCCGAATGAGAACCGCCACGCGGAAACAGGCTCTTGTTTGAACGTTGAAACCGACGTGCTAGAATCGCCTCAGCTCAGTCACCACCAAGATGGAGTGCGCAACCAGAGCAGCCATCCCACGTGCCGGCAAGACAGCCTCCACCTACGATGACGACTTGCCTCTGCATACGAATCACCCCCCTGGCCACAGAACCCTGCGTCACTCCCGGCAGGACCACCGTGTTCGCATTCTGCCGGGGTATGGGCACCGCCTCATGATCAAACTGCTGCTGGTCGAAGACAACGCGGTCGATGCTCAACTCACGCAAGATCTTCTGGCCGAATGGTCCCTCAATCAGTTCGAGATCACCCATGCCTCCATGCTGTCGGATGGGCTCGCCAAGCTGAGTCGTGGCCGGTTCGACGCTGTCCTTCTTGATCTTTCGCTTCCCGACACCCATGGTCTCAGCACGGTCACCCAGGTGTTGGCCACGAGTCCCGACGTGCCGGTCGTCGTCCTCAGCGGACACGATGACCATCCGTTGGCGCTGCAAGCCCTGCAGCACGGTGCGCAGGATTACCTGGTCAAGGGGGATGGTGGAACGGAGTTTCTTGCGCGTTCGATTCTGTATGCGATCGAACGCAAGAAAGCGCAGGAGCGTCTGACGTATCTGGCACAACACGATCAACTCACTGGATTGATCAACCGCCCCCTGTTTCGTGACCGCCTCATCCACGCGATGGCGCGCAGCAAACGAAAGGATCAACCTCTCGCAATCATGCTGCTCGACCTCGATCGCTTCAAGGGCGTCAATGACACACTCGGCCACGATGTCGGGGATCAGCTGCTGAAAGAGGTCGCGGCGCGATTGCTGGAATCCGTCCGCGAAGTCGATACCGTCGCCCGCATGGGCGGCGATGAGTTCACCGCGATCCTGGAAGGCATTTCAGGCGAAGAGGATGTCCTGGTCGTCGCGAAACGGATCGTGGAATCGATCGGCACTCCGTTTCAGATCGGGCCCCATCGCATCTCGATCGGCGTGAGCATCGGCATCACGCTATACCCGGCCGATGACGACAACATCGACGAACTGCTCAGGCATGCGGATAAGGCCATGTATGCCGCCAAGCAGCAAGGCGGGGGACGGTTTCATTTTCATGCACCAGCCGGGCGCTCACCATCGAGCACACCCGCTTCCCTCTCGTAGACGTAGCCCCCGCTTCCCGCCACGCACCACAGACTCCTCCGCCCTACCGCCCGATATCGGCGAGGGGCTGCTCCGTCACCACGAGCGATCCGCGGGGATTAGGCAAAAATACATTCGCCGTCACCAACTCCTCGTGCGAAGGCGTCGGATGCGTATCCGGCGTCATGACGAGTCCCCAGTGCTGATTGTCACGACAGGTATTGCTCAACAACAGCGCCTCTGCGTGATGAAATAGGAGGATGCCGCTGAGCATGTTGGCATGGCACACATTACGCACACATTCCGGATGGCTTCCCGGATCTCGCACCGCCAGCCCGAAATGATGGTTTCCGAAGCACTGATTGCCTGCCACGCGCGGCTGAGCACCGGCAAAGACAAAGATGCCGGATTCCCGGTTGTAACAGACTTCGTTGTCGACAAACGTCGCGCGGGCTTCCGGACCATAAATCACGACGCCCGACAACACGCCTTCGGTCGCCCGACATTGCGTCACCGTGCACACAGAGTCCAGCAGATTCATCGCCGAATGCTGATCGCTCCCCACGTACCGAAACGTGATCCCCGTAATCAGTCCGCTGGGGACTCGCTGTAAATACAACGGTCCTCCGCGGCGGCTGTAGATCTGGACATGGTCACGCCCGGCGCCGATGAGCAGCACAGGCCGGTCGGCCACGAACACTTTGTCCTCGTACACACCGGGACGGATGAAAATCTGATCGGTCTCTTCGGCCTCCTTCAGCGCCGCGCTCGGCCGAATGTATGCGTGAGGGTCGCGAGCATCGACGATCAGCGTCCGCCCGCCCTTCGGATTGGGAGGCGGGTCATGAATGGGCTCGTTCCGAACTCCCGTGGAACCTGGTTCGTAGGGTCTTTCCATACACACCTGTGCCGCACACGCCTGCCGGCCTTACCGCGAAGTGGCGGAACAGCCGCACCGGAAGAATGCTAACCGATAACAACTGAGCATCCGGGATCTGTCAAGCCGAGCTCGTGGCACGCTCGCCGCCGGCAGTTTCCGTACACTCCTGCCTACTTTCCGCACCGAATGTTCCGTGCCAAGCTGAGTCGTCCAGTTCTGCTCACCGGGGAACCAGCCAATTTCACAGCAGATTTCCCTGACTCATCGAGCTGGTGCAATTCTTCCATAGGGACGAGGCACGACGCGCAGCCGGAACCAGCCCCGATTCACCAGGGAAGAAAGAGGGAATCCCATGACCATGGCTCGATTCACCACCGGTTCAGTCCGAGGCATCGCTGCAACAATGTTGTTATTCGCCATCCTCACA of the Nitrospira sp. genome contains:
- a CDS encoding transposase family protein; protein product: GWAHLAAVIDCHDREVIGYEFALRSRAKEAERAVEAACLARFGTLRPVGAPVLRSDNGLIFQSRRFRQACRDYRLTQEFITPYTPEQNGIIERFFRSLKEECVGQHVFRTFEDARRVIREWMQWYNQERPHQALGYRSPIQYRTQQLTQVA
- a CDS encoding transglycosylase SLT domain-containing protein; translation: MAHERCVRNKLDSTFPEDREAGERTALVWALPLAIASALVVGESASAESDMYGYVGANGLFEMTNVPTDQRFRPADPQARRLAHRVSVKEVEDAVERYAWQFQLHPALLLAVIKAESDFNPTVISRAGAVGLMQLIPETAIRHGVHNLYDTGDNIRGGARHLRYLLDRFNGNVRLAVAAYNAGERRVERYRAIPPYQETRDYVRKVMIYYKEFRGDYQATPGKAVLLAMHHKPLQLEPRPLTLAVRHSRLGAGK
- a CDS encoding GGDEF domain-containing response regulator, giving the protein MIKLLLVEDNAVDAQLTQDLLAEWSLNQFEITHASMLSDGLAKLSRGRFDAVLLDLSLPDTHGLSTVTQVLATSPDVPVVVLSGHDDHPLALQALQHGAQDYLVKGDGGTEFLARSILYAIERKKAQERLTYLAQHDQLTGLINRPLFRDRLIHAMARSKRKDQPLAIMLLDLDRFKGVNDTLGHDVGDQLLKEVAARLLESVREVDTVARMGGDEFTAILEGISGEEDVLVVAKRIVESIGTPFQIGPHRISIGVSIGITLYPADDDNIDELLRHADKAMYAAKQQGGGRFHFHAPAGRSPSSTPASLS
- a CDS encoding right-handed parallel beta-helix repeat-containing protein gives rise to the protein MERPYEPGSTGVRNEPIHDPPPNPKGGRTLIVDARDPHAYIRPSAALKEAEETDQIFIRPGVYEDKVFVADRPVLLIGAGRDHVQIYSRRGGPLYLQRVPSGLITGITFRYVGSDQHSAMNLLDSVCTVTQCRATEGVLSGVVIYGPEARATFVDNEVCYNRESGIFVFAGAQPRVAGNQCFGNHHFGLAVRDPGSHPECVRNVCHANMLSGILLFHHAEALLLSNTCRDNQHWGLVMTPDTHPTPSHEELVTANVFLPNPRGSLVVTEQPLADIGR